In one Phycisphaeraceae bacterium genomic region, the following are encoded:
- the mtnA gene encoding S-methyl-5-thioribose-1-phosphate isomerase produces MLALKTLEWIGDARSGFLRLLDQTRLPTEVTYLDCHDVQSVWDAIKRLSVRGAPAIGVAAAYGCVIGSQHGNLVSAADHLAASRPTAVNLFWAVDRMKRAAAQPGTTPESLLAEAKLIHHEDVEMCKRIGGYGLPLIKELSGRLKNASAVPGVLTHCNAGALATAGIGTATAPMYLAKQAGIPFAVFADETRPLLQGARLTAFELQAADIDVTLICDDMAAHTMRNGRIQMVITGADRIAANGDAANKIGTYNLAVLAHHHSIPFYVAAPTSTFDLATPDGSHIPIEERAAEEITEGFGKRTAPIGIKTFSPAFDVTPSELITALITDRGLIQPVNTQNVARVLTLRG; encoded by the coding sequence ATGCTTGCTCTCAAAACTCTTGAATGGATCGGTGACGCCCGCTCCGGTTTTCTGCGACTGCTGGACCAGACACGGCTGCCGACGGAAGTGACTTATCTGGATTGCCATGACGTGCAAAGCGTGTGGGATGCGATCAAGCGTCTCAGCGTCCGCGGTGCGCCGGCTATTGGTGTCGCGGCGGCGTATGGCTGCGTCATCGGTTCTCAACATGGAAACCTCGTTTCCGCTGCCGATCACCTTGCCGCCTCACGGCCGACGGCCGTCAATCTCTTCTGGGCCGTAGATCGCATGAAGCGTGCCGCAGCACAACCGGGTACCACGCCAGAATCTCTCCTCGCAGAAGCAAAGCTGATTCACCATGAAGACGTCGAGATGTGCAAGCGCATTGGAGGGTATGGCCTGCCGCTCATCAAAGAACTATCCGGTCGCTTGAAAAACGCATCAGCCGTTCCTGGAGTTCTCACTCACTGCAATGCGGGTGCGCTGGCGACAGCGGGCATCGGCACCGCCACCGCGCCGATGTATCTGGCAAAGCAGGCGGGAATACCTTTTGCCGTCTTTGCCGACGAGACCCGACCTCTGCTCCAGGGTGCCCGACTCACCGCATTTGAGTTACAGGCCGCAGACATCGACGTGACCCTCATCTGCGATGACATGGCGGCACACACGATGCGAAATGGACGGATTCAGATGGTTATCACGGGAGCGGACCGCATAGCTGCTAACGGTGATGCTGCCAACAAAATCGGCACCTATAATCTGGCCGTCCTCGCCCATCACCACAGCATCCCGTTTTACGTCGCAGCCCCGACTTCCACTTTTGATCTTGCCACTCCCGACGGCAGCCACATCCCGATCGAAGAACGCGCCGCTGAGGAAATTACGGAAGGCTTTGGCAAACGCACAGCACCGATTGGAATCAAGACGTTCAGCCCGGCATTTGACGTGACGCCCAGCGAACTGATCACCGCCTTGATTACCGATCGCGGATTGATTCAACCGGTAAACACTCAAAATGTTGCGCGAGTTTTAACCTTGCGCGGTTAA
- a CDS encoding CPBP family intramembrane metalloprotease: MSRELIVLCLLALTSLTLMRVNGVLSPHAFDHSPRRQTRLGLIDLFIGLLLVFVGIYLAQGLLQWFAPHLLAGAETSTLSSDDRVRQMIVIQFCSQGIILPWLISRAAALPDGFHELGLLPRRPLRDIRYGLVAMIAVLPLVGLSQFSMQVIGRLFNQPAPTINHEMLRLIGDSSSTTTVVLLTLSAAVLAPIFEEALFRGLFQSVLVGLFGGRRWPAVLTAALVFSLLHFGQVTWHALPALFILGVTFGWAYERTGSLLTGIVAHMGFNALNLIVATQIQHLSS, encoded by the coding sequence ATGTCCCGCGAGCTGATCGTCCTCTGTCTGCTTGCTCTGACGTCATTGACCCTCATGCGGGTCAATGGCGTCCTTTCGCCACACGCCTTTGATCATTCTCCGCGGCGACAGACGAGGCTCGGACTGATCGATCTGTTCATCGGACTGTTGCTTGTTTTTGTTGGTATCTATCTCGCGCAGGGACTATTGCAATGGTTTGCGCCGCACCTCCTGGCCGGGGCTGAGACCTCAACCCTCTCGTCGGATGATCGAGTACGTCAGATGATTGTGATCCAGTTTTGTTCACAGGGCATCATTCTGCCTTGGTTGATAAGCCGAGCCGCCGCCCTGCCCGACGGCTTTCACGAATTGGGGCTTCTGCCCCGTCGCCCGCTGCGCGACATACGTTACGGTCTCGTTGCGATGATCGCCGTATTGCCGCTCGTTGGCCTGTCACAATTTTCAATGCAGGTGATTGGCCGGCTCTTCAACCAACCCGCGCCGACGATCAATCATGAAATGTTGCGGCTGATCGGCGACTCGTCTTCAACAACCACAGTTGTGCTCCTGACGCTTTCAGCAGCGGTACTGGCACCGATTTTTGAGGAAGCCCTGTTTCGCGGACTCTTTCAGTCGGTTCTTGTGGGACTCTTTGGCGGAAGGCGGTGGCCAGCGGTACTAACCGCTGCTCTGGTGTTTTCGCTGCTTCATTTTGGACAGGTTACCTGGCATGCGCTGCCGGCACTTTTTATTTTGGGAGTCACGTTTGGGTGGGCCTATGAACGGACAGGAAGTCTGCTGACCGGAATCGTAGCGCACATGGGATTTAATGCCTTGAACCTAATCGTCGCGACGCAGATACAGCACCTGTCATCGTGA
- a CDS encoding NAD(P)-dependent alcohol dehydrogenase: MEALVLEETKKLTLRDIRLAEPLGPRDVRIKIHTVGICGSDVHYYQHGRIGPFVVREPMILGHEAAGTITEVGHDVKHLKEGDRVCMEPGIPDPASKASRLGMYNLDPAVRFWATPPVHGVLRPSVVHPADFTFKLPDNVSFAEGAMVEPLAVGMHAANKAQIKPGDIAVVIGAGPIGMVTTLAALAAGCSRIYIADVQQPKLALAQSLVPGAVIPVNVKSQNLTQILREATDGWGADIVFEASGNAKAASGVFDPLAPGGKVVFIGMPGEPVALDVVAAQVKEARIETIFRYAHVYPRALALMGSGKINLKPLITNRFRFDESVKAFDFACHMPADAVKAQIEL, translated from the coding sequence ATGGAAGCTCTCGTCCTCGAAGAAACGAAAAAACTCACACTGCGTGACATACGACTTGCTGAGCCGCTCGGCCCGCGCGACGTGAGGATCAAGATTCACACCGTCGGCATCTGCGGCAGCGATGTCCACTACTACCAGCACGGTCGAATCGGCCCGTTTGTTGTACGAGAGCCGATGATCCTGGGACATGAAGCCGCGGGCACGATCACAGAGGTCGGCCATGATGTGAAACACCTCAAGGAAGGCGATCGTGTCTGCATGGAGCCGGGTATTCCCGATCCCGCATCAAAAGCATCGCGGCTGGGCATGTACAACCTCGACCCTGCGGTACGATTCTGGGCGACGCCGCCGGTGCATGGCGTTCTCCGGCCGTCGGTTGTTCATCCCGCGGATTTCACCTTCAAATTGCCGGACAACGTCAGCTTTGCCGAGGGCGCAATGGTCGAACCGCTGGCGGTCGGCATGCACGCGGCTAATAAAGCGCAGATTAAGCCCGGCGATATCGCCGTGGTGATCGGCGCGGGGCCTATCGGCATGGTGACGACTCTGGCGGCTCTTGCGGCAGGATGCAGCCGCATTTACATCGCTGATGTGCAACAACCCAAGCTCGCGCTGGCGCAATCACTGGTGCCAGGCGCGGTGATCCCGGTCAACGTCAAGTCACAGAATCTCACGCAGATTCTGCGAGAAGCTACCGACGGCTGGGGTGCAGATATCGTGTTTGAAGCCAGCGGCAACGCCAAAGCAGCCAGCGGCGTCTTCGATCCGCTGGCGCCGGGCGGAAAGGTTGTTTTCATCGGCATGCCCGGCGAGCCGGTCGCGCTCGACGTGGTTGCCGCTCAAGTAAAGGAAGCAAGGATCGAAACCATCTTCCGATACGCCCATGTCTATCCGCGAGCACTGGCACTCATGGGTAGCGGAAAAATCAATCTCAAGCCGCTGATCACGAATCGTTTTCGCTTTGATGAGAGCGTGAAGGCGTTTGACTTCGCCTGCCACATGCCGGCAGATGCTGTGAAGGCGCAGATCGAGCTGTAG
- a CDS encoding redoxin domain-containing protein, whose translation MNRILLYYVAVIVFVLGVALPALAYEVGDTPKFEFKSLDDKTISPETLKGYVVVINFWDSTDDYTDHQAENFVPQYEALIRQGVYFVGYNIDRDVKNCNAVRREKKFTWPQISDTRGFQSPVISQWGIIKPPPYSFVLSPKGEVVWHGHTSALTGNVEAALKKTPPQLDRKMWIELSVRQLKEIHRLLDANKEKQDYRQPLALLGTIQQPVWDDPAVQALSRKILPFFDSKKQDDQWSLATYLDAYAGGKKSLEAMRASLTKAPSSQPASKTSAADKREDYANQRLAAADRYRETEKHPQAYRAYKQIVKIYAGTAASKAAAEQVKKYEADEKFMADLKQLEMEQDAKAMLSEAAGYRSAKREDLAIETYKKVIETYPDTEWAKEAKKALEEK comes from the coding sequence GTGAATCGCATCCTGCTCTATTACGTCGCTGTCATTGTGTTTGTCCTGGGCGTTGCTTTACCTGCCCTGGCTTATGAGGTTGGCGACACGCCGAAGTTCGAGTTCAAATCCCTCGACGACAAGACGATTTCACCCGAAACTCTCAAGGGTTATGTTGTCGTCATCAACTTCTGGGACAGCACGGACGACTACACCGACCATCAAGCAGAGAACTTCGTCCCTCAATATGAAGCGTTGATACGACAGGGAGTTTATTTTGTCGGCTACAACATTGATCGAGACGTAAAGAACTGCAACGCAGTGCGGCGAGAGAAGAAATTCACCTGGCCACAGATCTCTGATACCCGCGGATTTCAGAGTCCGGTCATAAGTCAATGGGGCATCATCAAGCCGCCGCCATATTCGTTCGTCCTTTCGCCCAAGGGTGAAGTCGTCTGGCACGGCCACACGTCCGCGCTGACAGGCAATGTTGAAGCCGCCCTGAAAAAGACGCCGCCGCAACTCGACCGAAAAATGTGGATTGAGTTGAGCGTCCGGCAACTCAAGGAAATCCATCGTCTGCTTGATGCAAATAAGGAAAAACAGGACTACCGCCAGCCGCTGGCGTTGCTGGGCACGATCCAGCAGCCGGTCTGGGATGATCCTGCGGTGCAGGCTCTTTCCAGAAAAATCCTGCCTTTTTTTGACTCGAAAAAGCAGGATGACCAGTGGTCGCTGGCTACCTACCTCGACGCCTATGCGGGAGGGAAAAAATCGCTCGAGGCGATGCGGGCTTCACTGACCAAGGCACCATCCAGCCAACCCGCGTCTAAGACCTCCGCAGCAGACAAGCGAGAAGACTATGCGAATCAGCGTCTCGCCGCGGCAGACCGATACCGCGAAACTGAAAAACATCCACAGGCATATCGCGCTTACAAACAAATCGTCAAGATTTACGCTGGCACCGCTGCAAGCAAAGCCGCTGCTGAACAGGTCAAAAAATATGAGGCTGATGAAAAATTCATGGCCGACCTGAAACAGCTTGAGATGGAACAGGACGCCAAGGCCATGCTCAGTGAAGCAGCCGGCTACCGCAGCGCGAAGCGTGAAGACCTGGCGATAGAAACCTACAAAAAAGTCATCGAAACGTATCCGGACACGGAATGGGCGAAGGAGGCCAAAAAAGCACTGGAAGAAAAGTAG